The genome window CCAATGCTCCAACATCTACCCCTGCCGCTCAAGTGACTGCTGCGCCAGTAGCAGTGGCAGCGGTTGAAGTGATTGCAAAGCCTATGCCTGAGCTACCTAAAGTGGCCTTCCAGGCGCTTGAAGAAACGCCCTTACACAGCGTTGTTCAATCAGCCGGCATGGTGTGGGTAGCAACAGACTCCAGCAAGCATGCTGAAGCGCAATCTCAAATCAAGGCAGAACCAGAAGTGGCAATCTTGGGTAGAGCACCCAAGGCTCCAGTAAGTCTGCCAGATGGGCCAATGGTTTTAGTTGAAACCGGCGGCCAAGAAAAAACGGTTTAAACCTCTTTCTCCAGACTGTCATTTATCCCACAAGGATATTTGGCAGTTTGGCAGAAACACCGTTTCACAGCCATAATTAGTGATGGTTGAAAAAGTGATCCCCATTCGTGTAGATGAAGGCAACGGCCTAACGCCGTCCATACCCGGACAGCTCATCACCCCCAATGGAATAACTAGCGATACTCGCGGACGTCCATTGCGAGATTTACGCATCTCAGTAACCGATCGATGCAACTTCCGCTGCACATACTGCATGCCCAAAGAAGTATTCGATCAGCACTATCCTTACCTCTCCCACAAAGAACTATTGAGCTTTGAAGAAATCGCTCGACTAAGCTCTATCTTCGCCACGCTTGGTGTAGAGAAAATTCGCCTGACTGGCGGAGAACCCTTACTGAGAAAGAATTTAGAAGTGCTTGTTGAGATGTTGGCAAAGATTCGGACCACTGCTGGGCAACCCTTAGATTTAACGCTGACTACTAATGGCAGCATCTTGCGCAAAAAAGCGGTTGCTTTAAAAGCGGCTGGCTTACATAGACTCACCATTAGCCTCGATGGCTTAAATGATGACATCTTCAAAAAAATGAATGATGTCGATTTTCCAGTAACAGATGTATTAGACGGAATCGCTGCCGCTCAAGAAGCGGGCTTTACGAATCTCAAAGTCAATATGGTGGTTAAAAAAGGCACCAATGATCAAGAGATTGTTGCCATGGCCAAGCATTTCAAAGGCACAGGCATTACCTTACGTTTTATTGAGTTTATGGATGTTGGTAGCTCCAATGGCTGGGATATGTCTCAAGTACTTCCCTCTCAAGAGGTGGCTAATCGCATTAATGCGATCTTTCCCATTGAGCCAATTGAAGCCAACTATTCTGGTGAGGTTGCCCAACGCTGGCGCTATCTCGATGGCTCTGGTGAAATTGGCTTCATCTCCAGTGTGACGCAAACCTTCTGCCATGAGTGCACCCGTGCGCGGATTTCAACTGACGGGCAACTCTATCTCTGTCTCTTTGCAAATGAAGGTTTTGATTTCAAGACCCTATTGCGATCCGGCAGAAGTGATTTAGAAATCGCCAATGCTGTTATGAGCACCTGGTCAGGGCGCGATGACCACTACTCTGAAATTCGCGGATCGAATACCGTTAACACTAGTGGCACTCGCAAAGTAGAAATGTCTTACATCGGCGGCTAATGATTACTGCAACTCAAATTACAGGATTAATCTTGGCCGGCGGCCGCGCCCAAAGAATGGGCGGAGTTGATAAGGGCTTAATTCCGTTTCATGGCAAACCATTGATTGAATCTGCAATCAAACGCCTCAAGCCTCAAGTTGAGAGCATCCTCATTAATGCCAATCGAAACATTACCAAGTATTCTCATTATGGCTACCCAGTCATCATGGATGAGACACCTGATTTTTCAGGTCCATTAGCTGGCTTTTCGGTTGCCTTAAAACACTGCAATACACCTTATCTCCTCACTTGCCCCTGTGACTCCCCATTGCTACCAACCGATCTTGCTGAACAAATGGCGGCAGAAATAGAAGCAAAGGATTTGGATTTGGTTTATGCCTCTTCAAAAGAAGATGGCAAAGTATGGGCGCAACCAGTGTTTTGCCTCATGCGCAGTAATCTGCGGGATTCGCTAGAGCTCTTTTTAAGTAAGGGCGATCTCAAGATTGATCGCTGGTTCAAAGAATTACGAAGCGGCACTGTTGTCTTTGAAAATGCACAGGCCTTTGCCAACGTCAACACACCTGATGAGCTAGAGGCTTTAGAAAAGATTTCGCAATGACTACACCACAGAAGCACTCGCCCAATGACCCCATTTTATTGACGTCGTCTTTACACGTTGATGAAGCCCGAAAAGCAATTGCTCAATTAGTCGATGACTTAATTTCTGAGTCACGCTTAAGAAATGATTTGGGCGATGTCCAGACCGTTACTCTAGATCAAGCCATCAACCGCATTCTGGCTGAAGATTTACTCTCACCGATTGACGTGCCTGCTGCAGATAACTCCGCGATGGATGGCTTTGCTTTCAATAGCGATTGCTTAGGCAATGAGGATAAGCCTGTAACACTCAAAATTGTTGGCACTGCTTATGCGGGCAAACCTTACGAAGGAAGGGTGGGTAAAGGTGAATGCCTCAAGATCATGACCGGCGCTCTCATGCCACAAGATTGCGACACGGTCATCCCGCAAGAATTTACCGAGCAAGCGGATCCCGCCAATAATCTACTGGTCACTTTCAAGCAAAACCAAGTAAAGCGTGGAGAAAATCGACGCCTTCGTGGTGAGGATTTACAAAGCGGCAAAGCGGCAATACACGCTGGGCGCTTATTGCGTCCATCTGATCTTGGACTCGCCGCATCCCTTGGGGTCGGAATACTCAAAGTTCACCGCAAGCTCAAAGTCGCCATCCTCTCCTCTGGCGATGAATTAAGGCCCCTTGGTCAGGACTTAGATGCTGGCAGCATTTATGACAGCAACCGCTATAGCCTTATCGGCCTACTCAATCGCCTTGATTTGGAAATCATCGATTGCGGAATCGTACGCGATGACCCCGCATCACTGAAGAGTGCGTTCATAGCGGCGGCAGAAAAGGCGGATGTACTGATCTCCTCTGGCGGCGTTTCCGTTGGTGAGGCGGACTTCACCAAGCAAATCATGCAAGAACTTGGGGATGTAGGTTTTTGGAAGATTGCTATGCGCCCAGGTCGACCCATGGCTTTTGGCGTACTAAAGCCAACCCATTCCTCAAACCATAAGACACTGTTCTTCGGATTACCTGGCAATCCAGTGGCGGTCATGGTGACCTTCTACCAGTTTGTTCGCTCCGCCCTATTGCAACTCAATGGCGCAAGCCAAACCGAACCATGCCTTACCCAGGCGATTGCCCAAGCGCCTATTCGGAAAAAGCCAGGGCGCACTGAATTTCAGCGCGCCATTATGGAGCGTGGATCAGACGGAAAGCCGACTGTCAAAATCACTGGCAGCCAAGGAGCGGGAATTCTGAGATCAATGAGTGAGGCAAATTGCTTTGTCATCCTGTATCACGACCAAGGAAATATAGCCACCGGCGACTGGGTGGATGTGGCGCTTTTTGACGGACTGCTTTAAGATTGGCTCTCATGAAACTTACTAAAAAAGAAATCGCCTTCGTTGACCCAATGCATACCGCCAAAACTCTGGTTTTGGTTTACCTCTGCTTCTCCGTTCCGATTGTGTTGCTCGCTTTATTTGTTGCTTTCATTCGCGACGGCGCAATTCCTGGATTTACCGTGCTGTCAGCGCTTATTCTGAATGCTTTACTCGGCTTTGCTTTGCTGTGGATTGCTTGCAAAGTTTACAACTGGGTGGCGGGTAAATTTGGTGGCATCGAGCTTGCGCTCCGCGAGCTTCCAGAAGAAATCGAGGCTGACTAATTATCTAGTCAGCCTTAAATACTTCAGCATTAATCAAGCTTGGCGGCTTCTTACCATCAAGCGCTGCTCGCAAATTTTCAATAGCAAGATCCACCATTGCTCTGCGCGTCTTTTCTGTAGCGCTTGCAATGTGCGGAGCGATAACAATATTGCTGCACTTGAGTAACTCGGGATGGACCGCTGGCTCACCCTCAAACACATCCAATCCCGCGGCAAATATCTTTCCAGCTTGCAGTGCTTGGGCTAAAGCCGCATCATCGACAATGCCACCGCGCGCAATATTAATCAAAGTTGCAGTGGGTTTCATGAGCGCAATTTCTTGAGCGCCGATGGTGTGATGGTTTTGAGCCGTGTAAGGTAAAACCAATACGATGTGATCTGCTGTACGCAGCAACTCTTCTTTTGCGACATAAGCGGCGCCACAAGCCTTCTCATCTTCTGGAGATAAACGGCTGCGGTTGTGATAAATCACCTTCATACCAAAACCTAAGGCGCGTTTAGCAATTCCTTGACCAATGCGGCCCATACCAATAATGCCAATAGTACTGTGATGCAGATCCATCCCGAGTGGATTATTCACAATTGACCATTGGCCCCATTTTCCAGCTCTCACCCAATGCTCAGATTCAGTAATGCGTCTAGCGGTTGCCATCAATAATGCAAAACCAAAATCTGCCGTAGTGTCCGTCAAGACATCAGGGGTATTTGTTGCCATGACGCCAGCAACAGTCATCGCAGGAACATCAAAATTGTTGTATCCAACAGAAATATTGGAAACCACCTTTAAGCTTTTGGCTTGAGATAAGGCCGCGGCATCAATTCGCTCACTACCCGCCACGAGCGCACCCTCAACCTCAGATAGAGCCTTTTGTAGCTCCTGAGGGCTCAAAACCTGGTCGGATTGATTGGATCGGACTTCGAAAGATTCTTCCAATTTGGCTAATGCCTCAGGAAATATGGCTCTAGCGACCAGAATCTTTGGTTTACGGGTGGTTTGAGGGGTATTGGCTTGAGTGTTCATAGCGTGACTTTACAACAAGTAAATTGACCCTTTTGCCTGAAAAATAGGCTGATTCGGCTAAAATCGAGGTTTTATAACTTGGTCGTCCATTGATTTGGGCGCCTTACATTTAAATCATCATGACTTACGTTGTTACTGAAGCCTGCATTCGCTGCAAATATACTGACTGTGTAGATGTCTGCCCTGTCGATTGTTTTCGTGAAGGCCCTAATTTCTTGGTGATCGATCCAGATGAATGCATTGATTGCGCAGTGTGCGTTCCCGAGTGCCCAGTCAATGCGATCTATGCGGAAGATGATGTGCCAGGAGATCAACAGGCCTTCATTAAATTAAATGCAGAGCTCTCTCCTGCATGGACGTCGATTACCAAATCGAAAGCTGCATTGCCAGAAGCGGAAGAGTGGAAAGACGTTAAGAACAAACTCGATCAACTGGTCAAGTAAATTGCATCACCCCATTGAAACCGATGCAGTCATTATTGGCGCCGGTCCAGTGGGGCTCTT of Polynucleobacter sp. AP-Nino-20-G2 contains these proteins:
- the moaA gene encoding GTP 3',8-cyclase MoaA, whose product is MVEKVIPIRVDEGNGLTPSIPGQLITPNGITSDTRGRPLRDLRISVTDRCNFRCTYCMPKEVFDQHYPYLSHKELLSFEEIARLSSIFATLGVEKIRLTGGEPLLRKNLEVLVEMLAKIRTTAGQPLDLTLTTNGSILRKKAVALKAAGLHRLTISLDGLNDDIFKKMNDVDFPVTDVLDGIAAAQEAGFTNLKVNMVVKKGTNDQEIVAMAKHFKGTGITLRFIEFMDVGSSNGWDMSQVLPSQEVANRINAIFPIEPIEANYSGEVAQRWRYLDGSGEIGFISSVTQTFCHECTRARISTDGQLYLCLFANEGFDFKTLLRSGRSDLEIANAVMSTWSGRDDHYSEIRGSNTVNTSGTRKVEMSYIGG
- the mobA gene encoding molybdenum cofactor guanylyltransferase MobA, yielding MITATQITGLILAGGRAQRMGGVDKGLIPFHGKPLIESAIKRLKPQVESILINANRNITKYSHYGYPVIMDETPDFSGPLAGFSVALKHCNTPYLLTCPCDSPLLPTDLAEQMAAEIEAKDLDLVYASSKEDGKVWAQPVFCLMRSNLRDSLELFLSKGDLKIDRWFKELRSGTVVFENAQAFANVNTPDELEALEKISQ
- the glp gene encoding gephyrin-like molybdotransferase Glp; the encoded protein is MTTPQKHSPNDPILLTSSLHVDEARKAIAQLVDDLISESRLRNDLGDVQTVTLDQAINRILAEDLLSPIDVPAADNSAMDGFAFNSDCLGNEDKPVTLKIVGTAYAGKPYEGRVGKGECLKIMTGALMPQDCDTVIPQEFTEQADPANNLLVTFKQNQVKRGENRRLRGEDLQSGKAAIHAGRLLRPSDLGLAASLGVGILKVHRKLKVAILSSGDELRPLGQDLDAGSIYDSNRYSLIGLLNRLDLEIIDCGIVRDDPASLKSAFIAAAEKADVLISSGGVSVGEADFTKQIMQELGDVGFWKIAMRPGRPMAFGVLKPTHSSNHKTLFFGLPGNPVAVMVTFYQFVRSALLQLNGASQTEPCLTQAIAQAPIRKKPGRTEFQRAIMERGSDGKPTVKITGSQGAGILRSMSEANCFVILYHDQGNIATGDWVDVALFDGLL
- a CDS encoding D-glycerate dehydrogenase, which translates into the protein MNTQANTPQTTRKPKILVARAIFPEALAKLEESFEVRSNQSDQVLSPQELQKALSEVEGALVAGSERIDAAALSQAKSLKVVSNISVGYNNFDVPAMTVAGVMATNTPDVLTDTTADFGFALLMATARRITESEHWVRAGKWGQWSIVNNPLGMDLHHSTIGIIGMGRIGQGIAKRALGFGMKVIYHNRSRLSPEDEKACGAAYVAKEELLRTADHIVLVLPYTAQNHHTIGAQEIALMKPTATLINIARGGIVDDAALAQALQAGKIFAAGLDVFEGEPAVHPELLKCSNIVIAPHIASATEKTRRAMVDLAIENLRAALDGKKPPSLINAEVFKAD
- the fdxA gene encoding ferredoxin FdxA; translation: MTYVVTEACIRCKYTDCVDVCPVDCFREGPNFLVIDPDECIDCAVCVPECPVNAIYAEDDVPGDQQAFIKLNAELSPAWTSITKSKAALPEAEEWKDVKNKLDQLVK